The Magnolia sinica isolate HGM2019 chromosome 11, MsV1, whole genome shotgun sequence DNA window CAATTGTCTTAATTAGCCCATGGTAAAAACACAAGATATGATCCCACATCGTAATAAGATCCAAATCTACTATGAACCGTACCGTtagaaacaatgatgaataattattaaaaactttttatgagccacaaaagtttgggatcaatatAATCTTTTGAATTCACCTtcagatcttctttacattatcaatcagttgaattgcaaataaacatcacaaaaaCCTTACCATGGTcccttaggaagttttaatggtgagacactcaatcgctactgtttcgtgtggtgtggtccacctgagatttggacctacATAAGTTTTAGTGCCTTATTTTAAAAtgggctgtaaaaacggatggacagcgtggatatacaacacatcatcaggtTTGTCCCCAcccaagggtaacacccactaagcttgTTGCCCGCGTAACACCTGTTCCCCTCCCCTTGTCATGTGCATGCAACTGATACGCCAGAGGAATGAATATTGCATCACTGAGGCCACATGCAGACTATTCTAcaggcacacgtgccaatatgccTTACGATTGTAATACCAGATCATTCATCAGTTAGGGAACACCTGCTTTAAACCAAAAATAgtcaaatccaatccattcatcaggcaggccacatgTGCTTTTCAGCCGTACACTTATCATATATAGTGTGTTCTTGATAATGAGAAGACTACAATGATTTCTCGCATATACCATACCCATATTGTATTCTACTTAATGAATGGTACCGATATTTAACACGTACACAATTTTGACAGGTTTTCTGCAAAGTTCTTGATCCATCTCATGCGAATCAGTGCACGTAACTTTTCCGAATATGCTTTCtagttttaaataaaaatttctgcTTTCGGTCAGTGTGATTCGCTCGAACTTATTTGAAAAGAataaagctttgatactctggcagattaCAATAAATCATTAGCGCATACTTATAAATTGCATATATAGAATACGGTTAAatcaatttaaaccgtccaacaTATGCTTCCTTCTCAGATATATCATAGgccaaaaataaatatttttattattatttaaagattGGATTGAAGTacattgattggacggttaaaTCGATTACCTCTGTTTCAACCAAAAAAGTATCTATGAttggaaggttaggattgttcaacaaaCACCATTATGAGATTTTAATTTGGATTGAGTAAATGCGTGCCAAATTTACAATTTCTAAGCGCCTGCGTATGAAGCATCGTAgactgcctgagtatcatataactacCCCTTTCAAAATCACGAACAACTCCACGGTGCTGTCGGTGGCTCACATGGGCCGCACGTATACGTTAGGTGCGCGTATGGTGGACGCGAATTGCGTCCTTCCCCTGCCAGGACGGACTTGGTACTTGCAGGGGCTATTCAAGGcctaccgtgatttatgtgttttatccacaccgtccatccattttttcagatcattttagggccttggcccaaaatgaggcaaatctgagactcaggtggtccacttaagtcttTGATCTACATCCTTTTAGGAgtaattccataaaatgatctggaaaaatggatggacgactggAACACATACATCCAGGTGAGCTCCACATACCCGTGCCAGGACAGGGGTATTAGGTTCGACCCCGGATCAAGCAAGCTCAATGATTTTGTTGTATATCCTcgccgtccatcgatttttcaAGATCAATTTGAGCATGGTCCCAAAATATTAAGTAGATACGTATCTCAAGTGGATAGAAAAGTAgagattgaattcccaccgttaaaaacttctctggggcacaaatgttttgaatcaagcaTATGTGtgggttttcctttcatccagatctgtaCGACCTTAtcaatagcaaataaacatcatcgtggacgctaggaagtttttaatgatgggagttcaatgaccactttttcctgtagtgtggtccacctgagatttgtaattcttcaattttttggaccatgctctaaagTTAGccagaaaaacgaatggacggcatggatatacacatatatcaaggtgggccccacggtcagggccgaaCCCACCTAGCTCGATTCGGGGTAGTAAGTAATCCGCGTTTCATCGCGTCCACCATGCCAATCCTAGCCGAGCCATCCCAGGAACGTGATTTGATACTCCGGTGGAGTGTGATGATTCATACTCTTTCACTATAAACAGCCATGCTGTGCCTGTAACTcaaatttaaaccgtccaaatcgtgagGCCTAGTATAGATCGAATATCGAGAACATTATTTCAGAGTAATATTTAGTATATGATCAATCTATTTGAGGGACACGATTCGACCGTTTGATTTGAGCTTATACACAATTTCCGAGCCGATGAAGTTCCGGCATACCATGCAACACTGTTTAAGCAGCAGTTCAAAAACCCAACCTCTTTGGGGTCAACCGTGTTGTACatttgacatccactccatccatcgtgTGGAACTTTTTATTTTGACCGTAGATCATAAAGTATATCtatatccaaaattcaaatgcGCCAGGGAACGAGAAACAATGTAAAATACACAAAACTTCTAAACACTCGGTGTGGTCTTACTGAGttttatatcaatctgaattttaGAACGACGGTTCATCTGGTTAAGGAACATATGATGAAAGGtttgatggaaaaataaacagaAAAGTATGACCCCACAGAAAAACCTATGGTGGGGATCCCTTTCCAAATTTCTTcgtggtgtggcacacttgagctgTGGATCGATATGATTTCTAATTACAGGACTTAACATTGAGGggtgcatctgatggacggaatggatgtgaATAAGACgacatggtgggcccaagaagCTATGGTCTTTTACCTGCTGCGTAcaacaggtgttgtagaggagGACCGAAGTCCATGCATGTGTATGAACTCTCACAGCGTGGATGTTAGTTTCGGGAATCCGGATCGTCCATCTGCTCGACCGACGGTGGGCCATCCATGTTCTATCTTGATCGTCCATTTGAAGATCGCGGGCAGATAGAATAGGCTGATCGCTGTTGTTTACCATATacatccatgatgggtcccacaagaccAGACAGACACATTCATTTTCAGCCAACCATATAGCGACGTGTAACAAGATCAGGACCATTAAAATTGCAGGTCCCATTGCCGATGGATTGAGACACAGAAATTAAACTAATCCAACGATCGTAATCATCAGGGACAACGATATGCATGTGTCACACGTGTCAGATGTGGCCCAGCCTAACTTTTAGGATATGATAGATGGTTGAGAGAACCGTCCAGTCAACGTCCCAGATTCCACACGCACGGGTGGTGGATTTGTGTTTGGCGCATGAAAATGTCTGAGTATCATTCTGTAAATACAATACAAAACAAGTACACAACAGTCAATTTATTAATATTAACCACAGTCTACAAATTCATTTTTCCAGGAAATTATACAATACACCGTAATATCGTACACCCATCTCTCCACCGTACAGAATCCACCAATCATATCCTTCCATCTAGTGGACCATATCATGTATGGTATGTTTCCTCTCCTTTACATCTTCACAATAATTCCTAAGATAATTCGATCAACGTATGTTTAGACCATTTTCTATCCACCATTGGGTCCACCGGATGGACGGTCACGAATGATACATTACCATAACAGGTGTATTGTTAATAGATAGATCTACTATATACCGGTACTACCGAATGTACCGTATCTCCtcccttcatttctttttttttttatttttttttattttttttacagagAGAGGTGCTGCTTCTCCTAGTAATCAGCTTCTCCTCCACGTGGTTGTCCTGCAACGAAACCAATCAGCTCCTCGCCGGCTTTTCGACCTGATGTTTCGGACTCCGGTGGAGAGATCTGGCCGAGGACGGTGACAGACGTCAGGAAGACGGCGGTGGAGAGGAGGAGAGGCCAGAAGTAGGAGAGGATGGTCACAAAGCTAGGAGAATGGTagagaaggaagaggaagaggagagagaaaatggcAGAGACAAGGAAATGGAATTTCAGTTGCTGGAGCTTTTTTGAGACGTCCATGGCCTCAACGACGGAGAAATCGATATTGGGTCTTGAGAATttaaagaaaggaaggagagagatggCTTTTGTTCTGTTTCTCTGAAATGATTCTTACTCCTTTTTTCGGTTACAGTTTAACTGTTTAACTGAAGCCTGTTTACCAAACTACCCTTTTTCTCATTCCGTGAGACCAGGTCACCACGGATATACCTGATGGCcactctctgtggggcccaccgtgatgtatatattttatccatgccgttaatctgtttttccagcttatttcagtgcatgatacaaaaaatgatacagatccaaagctcaagtctaccacactacagaaaacagtgggggtaGTGATGCttgccgttgaaacttttctagggcttaccatgacgtttattttccatcaaatctgttaaaTGGATGacacggacctggatgatgggaaaacacaactatcatcttcatctaaaaattccgtggccccaagaagtttcaatggtaggcattcaatccccactgtttcgtatgTTGTGGCCAACtttagacttggatctgcctcatttttggcataatgacctgcaatgatctgtaaaaactaatggacggcatggatgaaacacataaaacaaggtggccccacagagtcggGTGACCTTGTCTACATGCAATCCGCCTCCATATTCATGCACCCATTTAGGAGAAGTGGGGCCATCGGTTTTTTTAATTCGCACCGTTGAAATTGCGAGGACCACCAAAAGATGTGGGATGGAACAAAAAAATGTTTAAGGTTGGAATATTCTATCCGTTAAATTATGGATTGTTTCGTTGTTTTCCTCTTGACCGTCTATTTTTAGGACGGTGGTTAATGGTTTAGGATCCTCCAATCATGAATATTTTTGCGAGTATACGTCTAGggagatcaatggtctggatctccaAATCCTGGGCTTCTATTGTGCAGATTAATGCATAAGGAATCTTCACGTTTGGTAGGAGTAGGGACCATCaatttttttatccacaccgttgagATTGTGGGGCCTACCCCTGACGTGAGATGAACCAAAAATCCTTAAGATTGGAAGATTCTATCCGCAAAGCGATGGATCGTTTCTTTGTTTTCTCTTAACCGTCCATTAAGCGCCGTACACCTATAAGATCAACGGTTTCGATCACCAGATCATGGATTCCATTTGTACAGTTGGTGCATCAggactggaaacggattggctgctccccctgccaccagcccggtgggtgatgatcggtgctctgtgggccccaccatgatgtatgtgtttcatccattccgttcatccatttttacagatcattttagggtctgatctcaaaattgaaagggatataaatatcaggtggaccacaccatagtgatttgatatccaccattaaaatcctcctaaggcccactgtactgtttatttgacatccaatctgttgattaggtcatacaggcccagattaaaggaaaaaaacaaatataagcttgatacaaaacttttatggcccccataaggtttttaatggtcgatgctcattcagcactgtttcctgtaatgtggtcaattTGATATTGGGATAAATAGcagttttggtctcatgccataaaatgatctgaaaaactatatggacggcatggatgaaacacatacatcattgtggggcccaaatagcaccgaccatcagccattggctggtggaagggggagtagccaatccgtttccatcaggACTCTATAATTCCACGGACgcgcgcggatttcctgcgaaagccttttgcaggaggTTCCTACGCAAggatctgggtggggcccactacaatgtatgtgagaaatccattccgtccaagtTTTAAGATCTCATTTTAAGACGTGCgaccaaaaattaagtggataaaaaactcaactggatCACACGagggggaaaattggggaaagaaatttcgactgttgaaactttactgggctccactttgatgtttatatgttatccaaaccgtttataaggtaattctcaatgggatgaagtgaaaaaaccaaaaatataacCTAatacaatacttttatggccataataaTGCTTCAACAGTGCTCACtgaatgatcattgtttcctctcgtgtgtcccacttgagttctaGAAACACCCAATTTTTTATCACAAGTCcttaaatgatttctaaaaacggatcgacggagcggatttcttaaAAAtagctctatgagccccacccaGATCATTTAAGGACTTGTATCAGGCTATTTttaagaaatccgctccgtccatccgtttttagaaatcatttaagGACTTGTGATAAAAAATTGGGTGTTTCTAGAACTCAAGTGAGACACACGGGATCTTTTATCAGCAGTTGCGTGCGACcccgagtcgtatcccgtattccagagtcggctcgacccgagacttgtatccttgcgaccgcgctgtcgccgtggttccgatgccacgtctcgcacaccgaggtgatacccgggccaggagatgtgggcccgcgttcagtttgaggaaacacCACacgtttgcaattccaagagaatctctacaatatgtcaaatcaattcaattaatcacctcaactcaagtacatgtcccatccccaaaagcaaccccaaagtcaactctctccctctctctctctctcttacacacccatacatgtcaagtacatgcccatca harbors:
- the LOC131218467 gene encoding uncharacterized protein LOC131218467, whose translation is MDVSKKLQQLKFHFLVSAIFSLLFLFLLYHSPSFVTILSYFWPLLLSTAVFLTSVTVLGQISPPESETSGRKAGEELIGFVAGQPRGGEADY